ACAGTGTCTGTTGGCCACTATGTTAAAGTGATAATTTCACCTCTTCTGATATATCTTTTTTCAAAATGCAATATAAAAAGGTCTGCATAGATGTGGCAAGAGTTGTAGATTAAGGTGGCTGAATTATTTGAAGCCTGGTATTAAAAAAGGCAAGTTCACTCCTCAGGAGGAAGATGATATCATCAAATTTCACTCCCTTCTTGGAAACAGGTAATTTAAATTGTGACTAAGTGAAATACCAAAACGTGTTATAGATTATGATACATAATTAAACTGATGATTATGAATAATTACATATAAGGTGGGCAGCAATAGCAAAGCAAATGCCAAACCGAACAGACAATGATATCAAGAATCACTGGAACTCATGTCTTAAGAAAAGACTTCGTAGAAGTGGGATAGATCCGATGACCCATGAGCCAATCAAAGCCACTTCCTCCTCAACGAGGTCGTCTCCAGCACAGAGACATTCTTCTTCTACTACTTCTTTCTCTCTTTCCTCCACAGGCTCTGTACGTCTACTTAACAAGCTTGCTGCTGGAATCTCCTCGAGGAAACTTGCACTCGATAGGATCAGGACTGTGATGATATCTTCGGAACCAAGAGAAGTCGATGAAGAAGAGAAGATGATGATAAGCAGCAGGAAAGAAGAGGAGAAAGTGATTGGCTGTTTCATGGAGATTGATAAGAATCTGATCACTACGATGTCGTTAGATGAGTTGGCTTGTGACTCTAGCTACTACTACTACGACGACTGGCTTCGTGGCTGCTTTCAATGACTACTCATCATTGAGCCTTACGATTTACGTTACGCGGTCGGTCCTGAGACACCCGAGACCCCATACAAAATAAAATATTTTTCAATTATCATAAATATACTACATGATTATGCAAGAACTTATTTGCTATAACATTTTTGTGAAAAAATAAACAGCTTTTTACCATTTTGTATATCCATATTCATGTTGTTCTAATAAGTTTATATGTATAAAATCTTTGTCAAAAAATGTATAAAATTTATTAGTGTAATATGTTTTGTTACCATATTATTGATTAAATAAATAAGAATATCAATTTTTATTTCTTTATTTTTTTTAGATGTGAGTTCCATATAAAAATGTAGGCTCCATGTAAATTTTTGTGTGCATGTCTTCAGGAGCAGCACTGACGATCTATACCAGTCTGATTTCTAATTAACAAGTAACACGAGACTTATGATAAACTTGACCTGTTCACTCTCTTGGCCAACATTCCTCTCTTGAATTTCATTATTTCTATCATTTAAAAGAACAAATGTTTAGTTAATATACATGCGGTCATTGTTTTTGAATTTGACTGTTACATTTTCTCTTTTTATTCGGTTACCTCTCTCCTACACGTGATTATGAGCCCTACATCCATATTTGAGGGTTTCATGCCATTTCAATGAAGCAAAACTATCGAATACAATATTGCTATGGGTGTTTACCGCAAAAATGTCATGATGGCGTGTAGTTGAAAGTTGAAACCTTATTACTATGTGCAACTGTGCAAGTATCCCACAACATTACACCATAAAAAAAGTATCCCACAACACTATAGAAAATAATAGTAATAATTAATATCATGTGATTCTATGCGTATCAAAACATTGAAACCAATCTTAGTCAAACATAAGCACCCGATTCTTACTTTCAATTATAAAGAACGTATATACTCTCGAATATTATATATTTGTTTTAACGTCACTTGGATATATTTTATCATTGCCGTAGATAATGGATTTATAATATTCCATGACTTTTTTATTTATTTATTTTCTTAAATGAACCAAATGTATAAAAAGCAAACCACCAGTAGGTGTAATCAGCAAAGACCAGCAGTGCCATTAAAGGCTCATGGCAACAACAGACTTTCGTCTGAGATCCTGTCCCGTAGCCAACTGGGGCTTCCACATGCCACATATGATTAGTAAAAGTGATGCAGTGTCACACTCCTTGCAATTCCCATGGCCTCGCCATTTCGACTGCTATCGACAAACATTGAAAGACTAACCTGCGATCATATCCAAATTTCGTATATGATCATTTCTTCGTAG
This genomic interval from Brassica oleracea var. oleracea cultivar TO1000 chromosome C2, BOL, whole genome shotgun sequence contains the following:
- the LOC106326447 gene encoding transcription factor MYB34-like — translated: MGRTTWFDVDGIKRGEWTAEEDRMLVAYINKYGVRDWGALPKRAGLHRCGKSCRLRWLNYLKPGIKKGKFTPQEEDDIIKFHSLLGNRWAAIAKQMPNRTDNDIKNHWNSCLKKRLRRSGIDPMTHEPIKATSSSTRSSPAQRHSSSTTSFSLSSTGSVRLLNKLAAGISSRKLALDRIRTVMISSEPREVDEEEKMMISSRKEEEKVIGCFMEIDKNLITTMSLDELACDSSYYYYDDWLRGCFQ